One genomic window of Cloacibacillus sp. includes the following:
- a CDS encoding cobalamin biosynthesis protein, protein MKLHAAAFSKRGAKLAEKIARALGGAAWASARYAGGAVAPISPALSEWTGARFLDAEAIVFVGSCGIAVRAIAPYIKYKTSDPAVVVVDELGNNAVSLLSGHIGGANDLARLVAETIGARAVITTATDINGITPPDSWAVKNDCRIENLAAAKETAAALLSGERVGVAVTDENQPAPYPVTLWLRPKVLTIGVGCTKNKPAAELAAYFDDFMKESGFSPLSIAAVASIEAKKDEPAIAELAKRCGVPFKSYSADTLMALPGSFTPSPAAMAAVGADNVCERAALAASEGGYMVRLKTKYPGVTFALARMRRNRDGN, encoded by the coding sequence ATGAAACTGCACGCGGCCGCCTTCTCCAAACGCGGGGCGAAACTCGCGGAAAAAATCGCGCGGGCGTTGGGCGGCGCGGCCTGGGCCTCCGCGCGCTACGCGGGAGGCGCCGTAGCGCCAATTTCGCCCGCTCTTTCGGAGTGGACGGGCGCGCGCTTTCTCGATGCGGAGGCGATAGTCTTCGTAGGCTCCTGCGGCATCGCCGTGCGCGCAATAGCGCCTTACATAAAATACAAGACGAGCGACCCTGCCGTAGTCGTCGTGGACGAGCTTGGAAACAACGCCGTCTCGCTGCTTTCGGGCCACATCGGAGGCGCGAACGACCTTGCGCGCCTCGTCGCGGAAACTATAGGCGCGCGCGCCGTCATCACCACGGCGACGGACATAAACGGCATCACGCCGCCCGACTCATGGGCGGTGAAAAACGACTGCCGCATAGAAAACCTCGCGGCGGCGAAGGAGACGGCGGCGGCGCTGCTTTCCGGCGAGCGCGTAGGAGTGGCCGTCACGGACGAGAACCAGCCCGCGCCCTATCCCGTGACGCTCTGGCTGCGTCCAAAGGTGCTGACGATAGGCGTCGGCTGCACAAAGAACAAACCTGCCGCGGAGCTTGCCGCGTATTTTGACGACTTTATGAAAGAAAGCGGCTTTTCACCGCTCTCGATAGCGGCTGTTGCCTCAATAGAGGCAAAAAAAGACGAGCCCGCCATAGCGGAGCTTGCAAAAAGATGCGGCGTGCCGTTTAAGAGCTACAGCGCAGATACGCTGATGGCGCTGCCCGGCAGCTTCACTCCGTCGCCCGCGGCAATGGCGGCGGTGGGCGCGGACAACGTCTGCGAACGCGCGGCGCTTGCCGCCTCGGAGGGCGGCTATATGGTGCGCCTCAAGACAAAATATCCCGGCGTAACATTCGCGCTTGCAAGAATGAGGAGAAATAGAGATGGAAATTAA